Proteins encoded together in one Urocitellus parryii isolate mUroPar1 chromosome 3, mUroPar1.hap1, whole genome shotgun sequence window:
- the Igfbp1 gene encoding insulin-like growth factor-binding protein 1 isoform X2 has product MPEVPAAGLWPFLLLLAVQVSTVASSTQPWHCAPCSAERLALCPPVPSSCRELSRPAGCGCCPMCALPLGAACGVATARCARGLSCRALPGEPRPLHALTRGQGACVPEPATPTASGLSSIEKEEAKASMVPERVPPESAEMTEEQLLESFHLMASSSEDQPILWNAISTYKSMRAREMADIKKWKPCRRELYKVLERLAKAQQKAGEEIYKFYLPNCNKNGFYHSKQCETSLDGEAGLCWCVYPWSGRRIPGSLEIRGDPNCHQYFNVKN; this is encoded by the exons ATGCCTGAGGTCCCAGCTGCCGGCCTCTGGCCGTTCCTGCTCCTGCTGGCTGTCCAGGTCAGCACGGTTGCCAGCTCGACCCAACCCTGGCACTGTGCGCCCTGCTCCGCAGAGAGGCTCGCGCTCTGCCCACCAGTGCCCTCCTCATGCCGGGAACTCTCTCGGCCTGCTGGCTGCGGCTGCTGCCCTATGTGTGCCCTGCCTTTAGGCGCTGCCTGCGGCGTGGCCACTGCACGCTGTGCCAGGGGACTCAGCTGCCGTGCACTGCCGGGAGAACCTCGGCCCCTGCACGCTCTCACCCGGGGTCAGGGCGCCTGCGTGCCTGAGCCTGCCACCCCCACCGCTAGTGGACTCTCCAGCATTGAAAAAGAAG aagCGAAGGCCTCCATGGTCCCCGAGAGAGTGCCTCCTGAGAGTGCAGAGATGACTGAAGAGCAGCTATTAGAGAGTTTCCACCTAATGGCCTCCTCCAGCGAGGACCAGCCCATTCTTTGGAATGCCATCAGTACCTACAAAAGCATGAGGGCCCGTGAGATGGCCGACATAAAAAAATGGAAG CCTTGCCGACGAGAACTTTACAAAGTGCTGGAGAGATTAGCTAAGGCACAACAGAAGGCAGGAGaagaaatttacaaattttatctGCCAAACTGCAACAAGAATGGATTTTATCACAGCAAACAG TGTGAGACATCGCTGGATGGAGAGGCAGGACTGTGCTGGTGTGTCTACCCTTGGAGTGGGAGGAGGATCCCGGGATCTCTGGAGATCAGAGGGGACCCCAACTGCCACCAGTATTTTAatgtgaaaaactaa
- the Igfbp1 gene encoding insulin-like growth factor-binding protein 1 isoform X3, which translates to MPEVPAAGLWPFLLLLAVQVSTVASSTQPWHCAPCSAERLALCPPVPSSCRELSRPAGCGCCPMCALPLGAACGVATARCARGLSCRALPGEPRPLHALTRGQGACVPEPATPTASGLSSIEKEEAKASMVPERVPPESAEMTEEQLLESFHLMASSSEDQPILWNAISTYKSMRAREMADIKKWKQPCRRELYKVLERLAKAQQKAGEEIYKFYLPNCNKNGFYHSKQCETSLDGEAGLCCSSKAHASVYKEHRGLLSRRCRSK; encoded by the exons ATGCCTGAGGTCCCAGCTGCCGGCCTCTGGCCGTTCCTGCTCCTGCTGGCTGTCCAGGTCAGCACGGTTGCCAGCTCGACCCAACCCTGGCACTGTGCGCCCTGCTCCGCAGAGAGGCTCGCGCTCTGCCCACCAGTGCCCTCCTCATGCCGGGAACTCTCTCGGCCTGCTGGCTGCGGCTGCTGCCCTATGTGTGCCCTGCCTTTAGGCGCTGCCTGCGGCGTGGCCACTGCACGCTGTGCCAGGGGACTCAGCTGCCGTGCACTGCCGGGAGAACCTCGGCCCCTGCACGCTCTCACCCGGGGTCAGGGCGCCTGCGTGCCTGAGCCTGCCACCCCCACCGCTAGTGGACTCTCCAGCATTGAAAAAGAAG aagCGAAGGCCTCCATGGTCCCCGAGAGAGTGCCTCCTGAGAGTGCAGAGATGACTGAAGAGCAGCTATTAGAGAGTTTCCACCTAATGGCCTCCTCCAGCGAGGACCAGCCCATTCTTTGGAATGCCATCAGTACCTACAAAAGCATGAGGGCCCGTGAGATGGCCGACATAAAAAAATGGAAG cagCCTTGCCGACGAGAACTTTACAAAGTGCTGGAGAGATTAGCTAAGGCACAACAGAAGGCAGGAGaagaaatttacaaattttatctGCCAAACTGCAACAAGAATGGATTTTATCACAGCAAACAG TGTGAGACATCGCTGGATGGAGAGGCAGGACTGTGCTG TTCTTCAAAAGCTCATGCTTCTGTTTATAAAGAGCATAGAGGGCTACTATCTAGAAGATGCAGAAGCAAATAG
- the Igfbp1 gene encoding insulin-like growth factor-binding protein 1 isoform X1, with the protein MPEVPAAGLWPFLLLLAVQVSTVASSTQPWHCAPCSAERLALCPPVPSSCRELSRPAGCGCCPMCALPLGAACGVATARCARGLSCRALPGEPRPLHALTRGQGACVPEPATPTASGLSSIEKEEAKASMVPERVPPESAEMTEEQLLESFHLMASSSEDQPILWNAISTYKSMRAREMADIKKWKQPCRRELYKVLERLAKAQQKAGEEIYKFYLPNCNKNGFYHSKQCETSLDGEAGLCWCVYPWSGRRIPGSLEIRGDPNCHQYFNVKN; encoded by the exons ATGCCTGAGGTCCCAGCTGCCGGCCTCTGGCCGTTCCTGCTCCTGCTGGCTGTCCAGGTCAGCACGGTTGCCAGCTCGACCCAACCCTGGCACTGTGCGCCCTGCTCCGCAGAGAGGCTCGCGCTCTGCCCACCAGTGCCCTCCTCATGCCGGGAACTCTCTCGGCCTGCTGGCTGCGGCTGCTGCCCTATGTGTGCCCTGCCTTTAGGCGCTGCCTGCGGCGTGGCCACTGCACGCTGTGCCAGGGGACTCAGCTGCCGTGCACTGCCGGGAGAACCTCGGCCCCTGCACGCTCTCACCCGGGGTCAGGGCGCCTGCGTGCCTGAGCCTGCCACCCCCACCGCTAGTGGACTCTCCAGCATTGAAAAAGAAG aagCGAAGGCCTCCATGGTCCCCGAGAGAGTGCCTCCTGAGAGTGCAGAGATGACTGAAGAGCAGCTATTAGAGAGTTTCCACCTAATGGCCTCCTCCAGCGAGGACCAGCCCATTCTTTGGAATGCCATCAGTACCTACAAAAGCATGAGGGCCCGTGAGATGGCCGACATAAAAAAATGGAAG cagCCTTGCCGACGAGAACTTTACAAAGTGCTGGAGAGATTAGCTAAGGCACAACAGAAGGCAGGAGaagaaatttacaaattttatctGCCAAACTGCAACAAGAATGGATTTTATCACAGCAAACAG TGTGAGACATCGCTGGATGGAGAGGCAGGACTGTGCTGGTGTGTCTACCCTTGGAGTGGGAGGAGGATCCCGGGATCTCTGGAGATCAGAGGGGACCCCAACTGCCACCAGTATTTTAatgtgaaaaactaa